In uncultured Desulfuromonas sp., the genomic stretch TTGAGTTGCATACCCAGATTGTCCTGTGTCCCGGTGTCAATGATGGTGTGGTATTGGAACAGACCATTGATGCGCTGGCAGCCTTGTTTCCGCAGGTTAAGACGCTGGCCGTGGTTCCCGTCGGCTTGACTGGACATCGTCATGCCTTGCCGCAGTTGCAGCAGTTTACGGCCGAGCAGTGTCGCGAGGTGATTACTCTTATTAACGCTAAGCAGCAGTGTTTGATGCGGGAGTACGACAGCCGGTTTGTTTTTGCCGCCGATGAATTTTATCTGCAGGGGCAGGTCGACTTTCCCGACCTGGCGGATTATGAAGCGTTAGACCAGATTGAAAACGGTGTCGGCCTGGTTGCTTTGTTTCGCCATGAAGAGCAGGAAGTTCTGGCAGAACCGGCCGATTATACCGACTTCACTATGGGGATTGTTACTGGTCGCTCCGCCGCAGGTGAGTTGAGTCGTTTTTCTCATCGGTTCAATCAACATACGGGGAGCCGTTTGCAGGTTTTTGTCGTTGATAACCATTTTTTTGCCGGTGGGGTCACAGTGGCTGGACTCCTGACAGGGCAAGACCTTGTGGAGCAGTTACAGGGGCAGAAACTTCCTGAACTTCTACTGATTCCCGATATCATGTGCCGCGAAGGCCAGGATGTCCTGCTGGATGATATGACTCTTGATGATCTCGCTGAAACCCTTGATGTTGAAATAGCCAAGATTCCCCCCTCCCCATGGGGGATTGCTGATTTCGTCGCATATTATCAGGATGTGACGGCCTAACTACAGGATAACCACATGGAAACTCCCGAACAGATGATTGAACAGGCGACTGAGATGTTGGAGCAGGGGCAGGGGCGGCAGGCCGTTGAACTGCTGACGCGTGCCCATCGCCAATTTGGCGACAACGAAGAAGTGATTGTCTTGTTGGCCGAGGCCTACGCTGAAAACCGTCAGCCGCGTAAAGCGTTACAGTTGCTGGAACGCTTTGGCCGTGAGGCTGCGGCTGGCGCTGAGCTGGTGTTGGCTCTGGGGGATGAGTATTATGCTCAGGATCAGGTCGCCCCGGCGCGCAAAACCTATGAACGCCTTGTCTCTTCTGCAAATCATGCGGCGGAGGCTCTGGTGCGGTTGGGGTTGTTGTGTTTTTCCGAACAGGATTACGCTGCGGCAAAAAATTATTTTGATCAGGCACTGCAGGCCGATCCCTCTTGTGGGGCTGCGTTGAATTCGTTGGGCGATTTATGCCTTGAGCAAAATGATTCGATCGGGGCGAAAACGTGGTACCTCAAAGCGTTGGCCGTTGACGATGAAGATGTTGAAGCGTCCGGCAACCTTGCCGAACTAAGTTATGAAACCGGCCAGTTGGAGGAGGCTGAACGCTATGCCCGGCAGGCTGTGAACCTCGACCCGGGGTATGCCCCGGCTTGGCTGACCTTAGGCTATCTGTATTTAGATCAGGATCGTGAACGTGATGCGGCGCGCTGTTTTGAGACCTTTCTGCGCTGGGAGAAAAGTCCAGCCGCCAATGATATTATTATTGAAGTCAAAGCGGTTCTGGAGGCTCTTCGTGACTAATTCACACATCCGACCCGGCACGCCGGAGTGGGAAGAGCT encodes the following:
- a CDS encoding DUF512 domain-containing protein, whose amino-acid sequence is MLEIDSVDQGSIADQLELCRGDFLLAVNGEEVHDQIDYELLLRGEALVLDIEKQDGQLWELDFEKDEEEPLGLHFDAPRPRQCRNLCQFCFVRQLPDGMRDSLYVRDDDYRYSYLYGAYISLTNLSEDDISRILRQQLSPLYVSVHASDKTVRSSLLGRPVESPIPLLKRLIAGGIELHTQIVLCPGVNDGVVLEQTIDALAALFPQVKTLAVVPVGLTGHRHALPQLQQFTAEQCREVITLINAKQQCLMREYDSRFVFAADEFYLQGQVDFPDLADYEALDQIENGVGLVALFRHEEQEVLAEPADYTDFTMGIVTGRSAAGELSRFSHRFNQHTGSRLQVFVVDNHFFAGGVTVAGLLTGQDLVEQLQGQKLPELLLIPDIMCREGQDVLLDDMTLDDLAETLDVEIAKIPPSPWGIADFVAYYQDVTA
- a CDS encoding tetratricopeptide repeat protein; this encodes METPEQMIEQATEMLEQGQGRQAVELLTRAHRQFGDNEEVIVLLAEAYAENRQPRKALQLLERFGREAAAGAELVLALGDEYYAQDQVAPARKTYERLVSSANHAAEALVRLGLLCFSEQDYAAAKNYFDQALQADPSCGAALNSLGDLCLEQNDSIGAKTWYLKALAVDDEDVEASGNLAELSYETGQLEEAERYARQAVNLDPGYAPAWLTLGYLYLDQDRERDAARCFETFLRWEKSPAANDIIIEVKAVLEALRD